In the genome of Flavobacteriales bacterium, one region contains:
- a CDS encoding PD40 domain-containing protein, which yields MTPNPKLFLLRLMAVAYGCMLLCAPVFAQNGQDEKLLKDARVAFDKGEYAEALPLFKRIQDKTIKNDPLFCYQIGLCYNKSELEKEKAIPYLEKAVKHIGDNVPAEAWVYLGELYHYQQKFSKAMECYQSYMSGLPEDADKGKKEFIWKHINTTEAAIDLIADSVAVEVKNLGLVVNSPWAEHSPVISADERILIFTATERQSIMDKFSKEQQDERIYISYRKDSTWSVPSLLQFDGNEKGNFGSVGMYADGQKLMIYKGSRRAGNIYLCVAQADSTWSAPEKINHISSNFWEGSASITPDENTIYFSSNRPGGYGGKDIYKVERLGDDKWSKPINLGPMVNTPEDEDAPFIHPDQKTLYFSSKGHRGMGGYDVFKAKKMHTEWSVPVNLGYPINSTGDDVYFVVSANGRNGYFASNRRSGFGDLDLYSMRMPSESIPLTLIRGVITAGDPAKPVAAKINVIDRETNRKLHYVYNPNPKTGKYLMIFPPGKNYDMVVEAEGYTPHLINIYVPQQKYFYELYQEIHLSDIKSTDDPNRQDTIIGEQLSIRNTFYDVRTHLPDTSTMDVQYSTYNSKDYDPLLDLLEKLINQIDSTGLSSLDEAVDQLVQDSGSIVNVQDMRYSPLLATIDQIFETTDSIALQHVDEIVSRDPVDSKYLYGDKLIPYVIGEDTIYTTPFDADDPERYVEEVRYDGLTRITVFYETGQATISNHYREDLKKLVKVVVSHPDFLIRVEGYTDDVGTPEANQELSRQRSVTVQQFLVNLGIPKERIMVAWHGEIKSSGKAREANRKTVISLVATKPMDRQ from the coding sequence ATGACCCCGAATCCCAAGTTGTTTCTTTTACGCCTGATGGCAGTGGCATATGGATGCATGTTACTGTGTGCTCCTGTCTTTGCCCAAAACGGTCAGGACGAAAAGCTGCTGAAAGATGCCAGGGTTGCCTTTGACAAAGGTGAGTATGCGGAAGCGCTCCCGCTCTTCAAGCGTATTCAGGACAAAACCATCAAGAACGATCCGCTCTTCTGTTACCAGATAGGTCTATGTTATAACAAGTCGGAGCTTGAAAAAGAAAAAGCCATCCCTTACCTGGAGAAAGCGGTGAAACATATCGGCGACAATGTGCCGGCCGAAGCGTGGGTGTACCTGGGTGAACTGTATCACTACCAGCAGAAGTTTTCCAAGGCCATGGAATGTTACCAGTCATACATGAGCGGACTTCCCGAAGATGCGGACAAGGGCAAGAAGGAATTCATCTGGAAACACATCAACACAACTGAAGCAGCCATAGATCTGATCGCTGATTCGGTGGCTGTTGAGGTGAAGAACCTGGGCTTGGTGGTTAATTCTCCCTGGGCGGAACACAGTCCGGTGATCTCCGCAGATGAGCGTATCCTGATCTTTACAGCCACAGAAAGACAGTCCATCATGGACAAGTTTTCCAAGGAACAACAAGACGAAAGGATCTACATTTCATATCGAAAAGACTCCACCTGGTCGGTTCCTTCCCTGCTTCAGTTTGATGGGAATGAAAAAGGCAATTTCGGATCCGTGGGTATGTACGCCGATGGTCAGAAACTGATGATCTACAAAGGCAGCAGGCGTGCCGGCAATATATACCTCTGCGTGGCACAGGCGGATTCCACCTGGTCTGCACCGGAAAAGATCAACCACATCAGTTCCAATTTTTGGGAAGGAAGTGCCAGCATCACACCCGATGAGAACACCATCTATTTCTCCAGCAACAGGCCTGGTGGTTATGGTGGCAAAGACATTTACAAGGTGGAGCGTTTGGGAGACGACAAGTGGTCGAAACCCATCAACCTGGGCCCGATGGTGAATACACCCGAAGACGAGGATGCTCCCTTCATCCATCCAGATCAAAAGACTTTGTATTTCTCTTCAAAAGGCCATCGGGGAATGGGTGGGTACGATGTTTTCAAAGCCAAGAAAATGCACACCGAATGGTCGGTTCCGGTGAACCTGGGCTACCCGATCAATTCCACAGGCGATGATGTTTACTTTGTGGTTTCTGCCAATGGCCGCAACGGATACTTCGCTTCCAACCGGCGCAGCGGATTCGGCGACCTGGACCTTTATTCCATGAGGATGCCTTCCGAATCAATCCCCCTCACCCTGATCAGGGGTGTTATTACCGCCGGCGATCCGGCCAAACCGGTGGCGGCGAAAATCAACGTGATTGATCGTGAAACCAACAGGAAACTACACTACGTGTACAACCCGAATCCCAAAACTGGAAAGTACCTGATGATCTTCCCGCCAGGGAAAAACTACGACATGGTGGTGGAGGCCGAAGGCTATACCCCTCACCTGATCAACATCTATGTTCCGCAACAGAAATACTTTTATGAGCTTTACCAGGAGATCCACCTGAGTGATATCAAATCCACCGATGATCCGAACCGGCAGGATACGATCATCGGGGAGCAACTCTCCATTCGCAATACTTTTTATGATGTTCGCACGCATCTGCCCGATACCTCCACGATGGACGTGCAGTACAGTACCTATAACAGCAAAGACTATGACCCTTTGCTGGATCTTTTGGAGAAACTCATCAATCAGATTGATTCCACCGGGCTTTCCAGCCTGGACGAGGCTGTTGATCAATTGGTGCAGGATTCCGGCAGCATCGTGAATGTGCAGGACATGCGCTATTCACCCTTGCTGGCTACCATCGACCAGATCTTCGAGACCACGGACAGCATCGCATTGCAGCATGTGGATGAAATTGTATCGAGAGATCCCGTTGACAGCAAGTACCTGTATGGCGACAAGCTGATTCCATATGTGATAGGTGAGGATACCATCTATACCACACCTTTCGATGCCGATGATCCGGAACGGTACGTGGAGGAAGTTCGCTACGACGGGCTCACGCGGATCACGGTGTTTTATGAAACCGGTCAGGCAACGATATCCAATCATTACAGGGAAGATCTCAAGAAACTGGTGAAGGTTGTGGTCAGCCATCCCGATTTCCTGATTCGGGTGGAAGGCTACACGGATGACGTGGGTACACCTGAAGCCAACCAGGAACTGTCGCGCCAAAGATCGGTAACGGTTCAGCAATTCCTTGTTAATCTGGGAATACCCAAGGAACGGATCATGGTGGCCTGGCACGGTGAGATCAAATCCAGTGGCAAAGCCAGGGAAGCCAACCGGAAAACGGTGATATCGCTGGTTGCCACAAAACCCATGGACAGGCAATGA
- a CDS encoding sigma-54-dependent Fis family transcriptional regulator — MRIFIVEDDPVYARFLQHLILLNPDHEVTIFHDAPSLYKALPKKPEVVTLDYNLPGTTGAQILERIRSTSPETDVVIVSAQEDISTAVSLLRSGAFDYVVKDDSTKDRLWITLSNISQKQELLEQVHHLQEEVEKKYVADKNIIGDSDAIHKIHQLIKKAAETNITVSITGETGTGKELVAKAIHYNSSRKKKPFVAVNVTAIPADLMESELFGHEKGSFTGAHTRRIGKFEEAHQGTIFLDEIGEMDLNMQAKLLRVLQEKEITRIGGNEVVKVDVRVLVATHRNLLEEVKAGRFREDLFYRLLGLPVQLPPLRDRGNDIILIARHYLDTFCKENNLKKMTISPEAQQKLMAYGFPGNIRELKASVELAAVMSNGDVLEASDLNLDAMRSPKSLLEDNMTLKQYTEMIIKHYLERYDQNVLLVAKKLDIGKSTLYRMLQAEKSSQH, encoded by the coding sequence ATGAGAATTTTCATTGTAGAAGACGATCCCGTCTACGCACGGTTCCTTCAGCATTTGATTCTGCTGAATCCCGATCATGAGGTAACGATCTTTCATGACGCGCCTTCCTTATATAAGGCACTTCCGAAAAAACCTGAGGTGGTCACGCTTGATTATAACCTGCCCGGTACCACAGGTGCACAGATCCTTGAACGTATTCGTTCTACCAGCCCGGAAACGGATGTGGTGATCGTATCCGCCCAGGAAGATATTTCAACCGCTGTTTCACTGCTGAGAAGCGGGGCGTTTGATTATGTGGTGAAAGATGATTCCACCAAGGATCGTTTGTGGATCACGTTATCCAACATTTCCCAAAAGCAGGAATTATTGGAACAGGTACATCACCTTCAGGAAGAGGTGGAGAAGAAATATGTGGCGGATAAGAACATCATTGGCGACAGCGACGCCATTCACAAAATCCATCAATTGATTAAGAAAGCTGCGGAAACCAACATCACGGTTTCCATCACCGGCGAAACCGGAACGGGAAAGGAATTGGTTGCAAAAGCCATCCACTATAATTCTTCCCGCAAAAAGAAACCGTTTGTTGCGGTGAATGTGACCGCAATCCCCGCGGATCTGATGGAAAGCGAATTGTTCGGCCATGAGAAAGGCTCCTTTACAGGTGCACATACCAGGCGGATCGGTAAATTTGAAGAAGCCCATCAGGGTACCATCTTCCTGGATGAGATCGGAGAGATGGACCTGAACATGCAGGCGAAGTTGTTGAGGGTACTCCAGGAAAAAGAGATCACACGCATAGGTGGCAATGAAGTAGTGAAAGTGGATGTACGTGTGCTGGTGGCCACCCACCGGAACCTGCTCGAAGAGGTGAAGGCAGGGCGCTTCCGGGAAGATTTGTTTTACCGGCTTCTGGGCTTACCCGTTCAGTTACCTCCTTTGCGGGATAGGGGAAATGATATCATATTGATCGCGCGCCATTACCTGGATACCTTTTGCAAGGAAAACAACCTGAAGAAAATGACCATTTCTCCGGAAGCACAACAAAAACTAATGGCATACGGGTTCCCGGGTAACATCCGTGAATTAAAGGCTTCCGTTGAATTGGCTGCGGTCATGAGCAATGGAGATGTACTGGAAGCATCGGACCTGAACCTGGATGCCATGCGTTCTCCGAAATCATTATTGGAAGATAATATGACGCTTAAGCAATACACGGAAATGATCATAAAGCATTACCTTGAACGCTATGATCAAAATGTATTGCTTGTAGCCAAAAAACTGGACATTGGTAAATCAACCCTGTATCGTATGTTACAGGCTGAAAAATCATCCCAGCACTAA